One genomic window of Lytechinus variegatus isolate NC3 chromosome 1, Lvar_3.0, whole genome shotgun sequence includes the following:
- the LOC121406632 gene encoding UDP-D-xylose:L-fucose alpha-1,3-D-xylosyltransferase 3-like yields the protein MAEEKNGRDINDSDDLRKRNSSSAYDRSAIILATTNTAFLDFTENWLESLKRVNITDHVNIIAEDKSAYEELSKRSDIKLKIFLTNETNVPATFLRFGTEKYIQMVNKRPMYVLSYLRKGIDVLFSDVDTVWLQNPMPFFYGEYDIHIGRDVYEKERNDVCAGFVYYSATNAAINLVVKWIDLIQAKPKINDQILLNQLFKNKYIRTALKVNYLDQRKFVNGKDYFNPEWRMKNSNIKPVVVHNNWIIGHDIKIQRFKNVSMWYLQ from the exons ATGGCAGAggaaaaaaatggcagagatatAAATGACAGCg ATGACCTGAGGAAAAGGAATTCGTCTTCAGCCTACGACAGGTCTGCAATTATATTGGCAACTACGAATACAGCATTCTTGGACTTCACAGAAAACTGGCTTGAGAGCTTAAAACGAGTCAACATCACGGATCATGTAAACATAATTGCTGAAGATAAGTCAGCATATGAAGAGCTTTCCAAAAGAAGcgatatcaaattaaaaatcttCTTGACAAATGAGACAAATGTACCTGCAACATTTTTAAGATTTGGTACCGAGAAGTACATTCAAATGGTTAACAAACGGCCGATGTATGTTTTATCTTACTTAAGAAAGGGTATCGATGTCCTCTTCTCAGATGTAGATACAGTTTGGCTACAAAACCCAATGCCGTTTTTTTACGGAGAATATGATATTCATATTGGAAGGGATGTGtatgagaaagaaaggaatgacGTTTGTGCTGGTTTTGTTTACTACTCTGCAACAAATGCTGCCATCAATTTAGTAGTAAAATGGATTGATCTTATTCAAGCCAAACCGAAAATTAACGACCAAATTCTGCTCAatcaattgtttaaaaataaatatatacgcACTGCTCTTAAGGTTAATTACCtggatcaaagaaagtttgtaAATGGGAAAGACTACTTCAATCCTGAATGGAGAATGAAAAACTCCAACATTAAACCGGTAGTTGTTCATAATAATTGGATAATTGgacatgatataaaaatacaaagatttaaaaatgTAAGCATGTGGTATTTACAGTGA